The region GTATTCGCCAGCAGTGAGCATCTCGTAGTCTACGTCGTGCTTGCGCAGCAGCTTGTTGAAATTCGGAATCTGTGCAACAACACCAATCGAGCCCAACATTGCAAAGGGCGCGGCCAGTACGCGGTCACCGATACAGGCCATCATGTATCCACCGCTTGCCGCTACCTTGTCCACGCATATGGTCAACGGCACGCCTGCGTCGCGAACTCGAACCAACTGCGAAGCTGCCAGGCCGTATGCATGCACCATCCCCCCGCCGCTTTCGATCTTGACCACTACCTCATCTTTCGGCGTAGCCAACTCAAGCACCGCCGTCACCTCGTGCCGAAGGTTTTCAAGCGCAGACGCCTTGATATCCCCGTCGAAATTCAACACGAAAACCTTGTCGCGAGCAGAATCTCCTTTGGCCCGGCCTTTCTCGGCGAGTTTGCGCGCTTTCTGCATCGACTTGAACGCTGCCTTGTCGAGCACCGCACTGCCAAGCCGTTCAGTGGAACGGGCCAGCTGCTCATTGAGTCTGTTGACAGTGAGCACGCCTTCGCCACGACGTGATCTGCCTTTCAATGCAGCCAGCATCATCAATACCAGGAAAATTGCCACCACAATGGTGAAGGCTTTCGCCAGAAACAGGGCGTATTCAGCTAGCCATTCCACAAACATCACTCCAGCACGTCGATAGTTGCAACCAAGCATACAGGATGTATCAAGTCCTCGGCACGTAACGGTCCGCAGCGGAATTCAAACGATCGTATGATTCTGGTTGACAGCGTTCGCAGCTATCCATAACCTCGGATTCATCCAAACAAAAGGCTTTTACACGTGGGCGATATTTATCTGATCAGGCATGGCCAGGCGTCCCTCGGCGCTGAAAACTATGACGTGCTGTCACCGGTAGGCATAAAACAGTCGCAGCTATTGGGGCGCTACCTGGACGATCTTGGGGTGACCTTTGATCGGTGTGTCGCCGGTGAAATGGTCCGCCAGATTGACACCGGCAAGCATGCCCTTGAAGAAATGCCTGGTACTCAGACCCGACAGATTGATATCGAGCCGGCTTTCAACGAATACCAGTCAGACCGGGTCATGGCGACATACTTGCCCCGCGTGCTGGAAACCCAGCCCAATGCCCTGCATTACGTTCAGAACGCAGGCCAGCACCGCAAGGAGTTTCAGCGTATCTTCAGCCAGGTGATTAATCACTGGATTACCGACACCAACCGCCCCGACGATTGCGAACCCTGGTCGGATTTTGTCGAGCGCGTTCAAGGTGGCCTGCAACGGGTTCTCGCCGCTGCCGGACGTGGCCAGAACATCGCGATATTCACTTCGGGCGGCACTATTACCGCCACCCTGCAACTGATCACCGGCATGCCCGCGACCAGCGCCTTCGAGCTTAACTGGCAGATTGTGAATACCTCTGTCAGCCGGTTCCAGTACCGCAAGGATCAGATCAGTCTGGCTTCGTTCAACAACCAGGCCCATCTTGATGTACACAAGCGCTCGGAGTGGGTCACCTTCAGATAACCCTCGCGACGATCATGGGACCGTCGCTTCAACCAAGAAAGGACAGGCTAATGGCTACTGTTTCAGACATCATCAGCAGCATGGATTCCAAGTTCAACCCCGCCGCCGCGAAGGGCCTGGATCTGGTATTCCAGTTCAACATAGAGGACGACGACAACTTCTTTGTCACTGTCAAGGACGGCACCTATAGCGCCGAAAAAGGCGATGCCACTGCCCCTGACGTGACCCTGATCATGGACAGCGAAACCCTGTCCGGCGTTATCAGCGGCGAAACCGATGGCATGCAGGCTTTCATGGCTGGCAAGCTGCGCGCCGAAGGCGACATGATGCTTGCACTGAAGCTGAGCGAGCTGTTCCCTGCCTGAAGCTGATCACTAAAAAAACCGGAGCCTGGCGCTCCGGTTTTTTTATCACACCTGATTTCGTTCTACCGCCCAGCCGCGCCCTTTATGCCACGCCCTAAGCAACTGGCTAGCCTTTAATTGATCGGGACGATCGCGCGTCAACACTCCAGCTGATAAACCCATTCAAACAGGTGTTTGAGGTTGTTGCGCGCCCCGCGCTCCTTTAGATTACCTTGTCGCCGGGGCGCTCCAGGCCAGGCACCCGCTCTCATCACAAGGACACTCTCATGCAAAAGACTCAGCTATTCGATCTTGACGGCAAAATTGCGTTGGTCACCGGAGCCAGCCGAGGCATCGGCGAAGCGATCGCCAAACTCCTCGCCCAGCAAGGCGCACACGTTATCGTATCCAGCCGTAAAATCGAAGGTTGCCAGGCAGTTGCCGATGCCATTGTAGCGGCAGGCGGCAAGGCTAGCGCCATCGCATGCCATATTGGTGAAATGGACCAAATCAGCGAGACGATCGAAACCATCCGCAATCAGTTCGGCAAGCTGGATATCCTGGTAAACAATGCAGCAACCAACCCCTATTTCGGCAACGTACTGGATACCGATCTCGGCGCTTTTCAGAAAACCGTCGATGTAAATATCCGGGGTTATTTCTTCATGTCGGTCGAAGCGGGCAAACTGATGCGCGCCCAGGGTGGCGGCGCGATTCTGAACGTGGCTTCGGTCAATGGCGTGGTGCCCGGCGACATGCAGGGGATCTACTCGATCACCAAGGCGGCCGTCATCAATATGACCAAGGTTTTCGCCAAGGAATGCGCTCAGTTCGGGATACGCTGCAACGCGCTCCTGCCGGGACTGACCGACACCAAGTTCGCTTCGGCGCTTACCTCGAACGATTCGATACTGAAAGGCGCGCTGCAACGTATCCCGCTGCGCCGCGCGGCCGATCCGAGTGAAATGGCCGGTACTGTGCTGTACCTGGTGAGCGACGCATCAAGCTATACCACCGGCACCGCGATCAACGTAGACGGCGGCATGCTGTCCTGATCAAGGCTGGCCGGGTGCGAACCCGGCTCCGTTAACCGGCGGGCTTCAACGCATGGAGTGCGACCGGATTAAGCGCCGCCGGCTTCGCTCCGGCGGCATCCAGATCAATAGCGAACCGCGCTTTATCCGCCATGGGCATATACCGCACGACGAAGGCATCAGCTTCAATAAACTGCGGATTGTCCAGCCCATCCAGCCAGTGCCACAGATCGCGCCATTGTGGCGTGCCATATAGCCGCCCCGAGAGCGCTGCATTGCGACCTCGCTGCTTCTCAAGCGTGACATAGCGGCCATTTATTCGAGCCAGACGGTAGCCATCGGATAGCCCCAGCGCCTTGGCCAGCCCTGTCCAGCGCAGCACCTGAATCTGCAGCTCCCAGGTATCACCTTCAAGCTGAACATGACGCTTGGTGCCATTTGCCGCCAGGGTGGCAGCATAACGCTGGGGGGCCGCTTCAGTGAGCTCCAGTACTGCTACCGGGCCTTGCTGCGTAATGGGACGGAACTGCTGCAACTCCCAGGCCGCCAGCCCCAGCAGCGCCGACAGCGAGAGCAGCATAATCAGAAAACATCCCTTGAACCATCCAAGCAACCAGTCCAGACGCCAACCCATCCGCGCCATGACGAACAACAATGCGAGGCCAACGCTTCCCAGCAAAGCGGCCAATCCCAGATATTGCATGCTACTCCTTGCGCGCCCGCGTACCGCTTATGCAGGTACTGACGGTAACGGTTGTCCTTGTCGACGAGCCAGATAACAATCAATAAGCCAGCGAGAAATGGTGCCCCGTGGCGGTATAGCCGGCAGCTGGTCGATATGCCACCAGCGCGCCTCTTCAATTTCACCTGGCTGGGGTACGATCTCGCCGCCCGCATAACAGGCATGAAAGCCCAGCATCAGCGAGTTGGGGAACGGCCAGTTCTGGCTGCCCAGGTATTCCAGCTGATCAACCTCCAGGTTGACCTCTTCCATCACCTCTCGGTGCAAGCACTCTTCCGCAGACTCTCCCGGCTCGATAAATCCGGCCAGGGTGCTGAAAAAACCAGCGCGAAAATGCGGAGATCGGGCCAGCAGCACCTCATCACCGCGGGTAATCAGGACAATGATGCACGGAGCGAGCTTCGGATACTGCCGAAGCCCGCAGGCCGTGCACTGCATGGCCCGCTCCTCAACCCGCGCCTGCATCGGCTGTCCACAGCGACCGCAGAAACGATGCGTGTCATGCCAGGCGTCCAACTGTTGTGCCAGCCCCAGCATGCGGAACGTATCATCATCGACCTGGCCGATCAGCCCTCGCAGACCATGCCAACTAAGGCCGGGCAGTTCGACTGGTTGTTCCAGACGCAGCAGCCGGCACGGCTTGCCATCAAAAAAACCGAGCAACAGATCAAGATCAGGATCACCCAGATAGCGCGCCATATCCGGATCAAGCAGCAGCCGCCCGTCGAGCATGGCGAAGCTTTGCTGGTGGTATACGATTACCAGACCATCAGCGCACGACTCCCCGGCACTGTTCGCCGGCACAAAACGACTGCCTGGTCTATGCATACAACGACTACACCTCGGTAATATTGAAGCCCAACTCGGCCAGACTGTCTTCAGCCAGCGCCAGCACATCCGCAGTAGTCACCGAACACCGTTCGGCCGACTCAAGATAAAACTCAATGCCAGTCAGCGCATCAGCCAGAACTTCGAGCTGTTGCGGATGCGGTAACAGCTTCCGGTCAAGCATGTTTTCCTTGATGAAACATGCCGCCAGGCGAATCACGTTGGCAGCGCGACTCATCCCGAGAAAGATAAGCCCGCCACGGACGGTTTCAAGCGAATCCGGCACATTCATCAGATGCATGATGTCGTTACCTGATTCCATATAGGCGGTCACCGCGCGCTTGGCCAGTGCCAGC is a window of Pseudomonas sp. gcc21 DNA encoding:
- the sohB gene encoding protease SohB yields the protein MEWLAEYALFLAKAFTIVVAIFLVLMMLAALKGRSRRGEGVLTVNRLNEQLARSTERLGSAVLDKAAFKSMQKARKLAEKGRAKGDSARDKVFVLNFDGDIKASALENLRHEVTAVLELATPKDEVVVKIESGGGMVHAYGLAASQLVRVRDAGVPLTICVDKVAASGGYMMACIGDRVLAAPFAMLGSIGVVAQIPNFNKLLRKHDVDYEMLTAGEYKRTLTLFGENTEKGREKFQEDLESIHRLFKDFVSRYRPILDIEAVATGEVWFGLEALENALADELKTSDEYISQRIRVADVFEVHYAVRKRMQDKLASGLAASLDRLVLTWASRFHNQRFW
- a CDS encoding histidine phosphatase family protein, with the protein product MGDIYLIRHGQASLGAENYDVLSPVGIKQSQLLGRYLDDLGVTFDRCVAGEMVRQIDTGKHALEEMPGTQTRQIDIEPAFNEYQSDRVMATYLPRVLETQPNALHYVQNAGQHRKEFQRIFSQVINHWITDTNRPDDCEPWSDFVERVQGGLQRVLAAAGRGQNIAIFTSGGTITATLQLITGMPATSAFELNWQIVNTSVSRFQYRKDQISLASFNNQAHLDVHKRSEWVTFR
- a CDS encoding SCP2 sterol-binding domain-containing protein; amino-acid sequence: MATVSDIISSMDSKFNPAAAKGLDLVFQFNIEDDDNFFVTVKDGTYSAEKGDATAPDVTLIMDSETLSGVISGETDGMQAFMAGKLRAEGDMMLALKLSELFPA
- a CDS encoding SDR family oxidoreductase, with product MQKTQLFDLDGKIALVTGASRGIGEAIAKLLAQQGAHVIVSSRKIEGCQAVADAIVAAGGKASAIACHIGEMDQISETIETIRNQFGKLDILVNNAATNPYFGNVLDTDLGAFQKTVDVNIRGYFFMSVEAGKLMRAQGGGAILNVASVNGVVPGDMQGIYSITKAAVINMTKVFAKECAQFGIRCNALLPGLTDTKFASALTSNDSILKGALQRIPLRRAADPSEMAGTVLYLVSDASSYTTGTAINVDGGMLS
- the nudC gene encoding NAD(+) diphosphatase → MHRPGSRFVPANSAGESCADGLVIVYHQQSFAMLDGRLLLDPDMARYLGDPDLDLLLGFFDGKPCRLLRLEQPVELPGLSWHGLRGLIGQVDDDTFRMLGLAQQLDAWHDTHRFCGRCGQPMQARVEERAMQCTACGLRQYPKLAPCIIVLITRGDEVLLARSPHFRAGFFSTLAGFIEPGESAEECLHREVMEEVNLEVDQLEYLGSQNWPFPNSLMLGFHACYAGGEIVPQPGEIEEARWWHIDQLPAIPPRGTISRWLIDCYLARRQGQPLPSVPA